One window of the Mixophyes fleayi isolate aMixFle1 chromosome 6, aMixFle1.hap1, whole genome shotgun sequence genome contains the following:
- the HROB gene encoding homologous recombination OB-fold protein isoform X1, which translates to MALSLHNLFCSGSEDFDDEDFLSVLEDTEPSLPLPKPTTAHLRPISKIPTKDSEEPGNYTHDTKPSPAQLETIVQVDVKSTEATSAPSLVQDVDDEELLSVFSELEAEVSEGQCQAPKPQLLLRPTNQTSAKNSADSNNSSFQLRPSRSSLCQDLETRQCSMSIPPQPQYYNCNASSPPASSFQLSDVGSGPCHSSEPTAKRPCLRPTVETQPVTPVRVGTLPYPSLSTHSRGNIPASASGTANTWQNPVNRTHSLPRTPLSSPRPHPPSTLQTPVVTNHLLQLMTAANKTPRKMSWETPSPKERRFPGPAGLLPDQSSGRGLDEILVSNPHTPNHGARAKIFSKEGMSSQQPMAEEFIRGPWATMKADLSLDENDPTCFLRTYSVVMVLRKAALKQLPRNKVPRMAVALKSLTPANGDASAVFRDPTGDIQGTVHHVLLEERESELKIGNVLLLQQVGVFSPSHRNHYLNVTPSNIVKIYPLVEEGGTSRVPVSLSHVELDVNSNQAQSADHLSPSAFQPAASHPSSSTAQLRIHQPAASHPSSSTAQPRMHQSAASHPSSSTAQPRIHQPAAFHPSSSTAQPRIHQPAAFHPLSSTAQPMIQQPAAFHPLSSTAQPMIQQPAAFHPSSSTAQPRIHQPAASHPSSSTAQPATYCPSSSIPQPQISYPAAAGDWDMDDLDCLLRDLPEDPDH; encoded by the exons ATG gCTTTAAGTCTTCACAACCTCTTTTGCTCTGGATCAGAAGACTTTGATGATGAG GATTTTTTGTCAGTACTGGAGGATACAGAGCCCAGTCTCCCCCTTCCTAAACCCACAACTGCCCATCTCCGGCCTATCTCCAAAATCCCTACTAAAGACTCAGAGGAGCCAGGAAATTACACCCATGATACAAAGCCCTCACCAGCACAGCTGGAAACTATTGTACAGGTAGATGTGAAATCTACAGAGGCAACAAGTGCTCCTTCTCTGGTccaggatgttgatgatgaagaacTGTTGTCAGTGTTCAGTGAGTTGGAAGCAGAGGTGTCAGAAGGACAATGCCAGGCTCCGAAACCTCAGCTGCTGTTGAGGCCAACCAATCAGACATCGGCAAAGAATAGCGCAGACTCGAATAACTCTTCCTTCCAATTGCGGCCATCTCGAAGTAGCCTCTGCCAGGATCTGGAAACCAGGCAGTGTTCAATGAGCATCCCCCCACAGCCACAGTATTACAATTGTAATGCTAGCTCCCCTCCAGCCTCAAGTTTCCAACTAAGTGATGTGGGAAGTGGACCCTGTCATTCATCAGAACCCACTGCCAAAAGGCCCTGCTTAAGGCCTACTGTTGAAACACAACCTGTTACACCTGTGAGAGTTGGAACTCTCCCCTACCCATCTCTTTCTACTCATTCACGTGGCAATATTCCTGCCAGCGCATCAGGGACAGCAAATACATGGCAGAATCCAGTCAACAGAACTCACTCATTGCCAAGAACTCCCCTGTCGTCTCCTCGCCCACACCCACCCAGCACTCTGCAGACGCCAGTTGTAACCAATCACCTTTTACAATTAATGACAGCAGCTAATAAGACTCCAAGAAAGATGTCATGGGAGACGCCATCACCCAAAGAGAGGAGATTTCCTGGGCCAGCTGGCTTACTGCCAGATCAG AGCAGTGGCAGAGGGCTGGATGAAATTCTGGTGTCCAATCCTCACACACCAAATCACGGGGCACGAGCTAAGATCTTCAGTAAG GAAGGAATGTCCTCCCAGCAGCCAATGGCAGAAGAGTTTATTAGAGGTCCCTGGGCCACTATGAAAGCAGATTTGTCATTGGATGAAAATGACCCCACCTGCTTCCTGAGGACATACAGTGTGGTCATGGTTCTACGCAAG GCAGCTCTAAAGCAACTTCCAAGGAACAAAGTCCCGCGAATGGCCGTGGCTCTCAAGAGCCTGACGCCAGCTAATGGAGATGCTAGCGCGGTATTCAGAGACCCAACAG GTGATATTCAAGGCACCGTTCATCATGTGTTATTAGAAGAGCGAGAGAGTGAGTTGAAGATTGGTaatgtcctcctccttcagcag GTTGGGGTTTTTTCGCCATCTCATCGCAACCATTATCTCAATGTGACGCCAAGCAACATAGTAAAAATCTATCCCCTTGTAGAGGAAGGTGGGACATCCAgg GTACCTGTGTCATTGTCACATGTGGAGTTAGATGTAAACAGCAATCAAGCCCAATCAGCCGATCACCTCTCACCCAGTGCCTTCCAGCCAGCAGCATCTCATCCATCATCCAGCACAGCACAGCTGAGAATCCACCAACCAGCAGCATCTCATCCATCATCAAGCACAGCACAGCCAAGGATGCACCAATCGGCAGCATCTCATCCATCATCAAGCACAGCACAGCCAAGGATCCACCAACCAGCAGCATTTCATCCATCATCAAGCACAGCACAACCAAGGATCCACCAACCAGCAGCATTTCATCCATTATCAAGCACAGCACAACCAATGATCCAACAACCAGCAGCATTTCATCCATTATCAAGCACAGCACAGCCAATGATCCAACAACCAGCAGCATTTCATCCATCATCAAGCACAGCACAGCCAAGGATCCACCAACCAGCAGCATCTCATCCATCATCAAGCACAGCACAACCAGCAACATATTGCCCGTCGTCAAGCATACCACAACCACAAATCTCCTATCCAGCAGCAGCTGGAGACTGGGATATGG ATGACCTTGACTGTCTGTTACGTGACCTTCCAGAGGACCCTGACCACTGA
- the HROB gene encoding homologous recombination OB-fold protein isoform X2: MALSLHNLFCSGSEDFDDEDFLSVLEDTEPSLPLPKPTTAHLRPISKIPTKDSEEPGNYTHDTKPSPAQLETIVQVDVKSTEATSAPSLVQDVDDEELLSVFSELEAEVSEGQCQAPKPQLLLRPTNQTSAKNSADSNNSSFQLRPSRSSLCQDLETRQCSMSIPPQPQYYNCNASSPPASSFQLSDVGSGPCHSSEPTAKRPCLRPTVETQPVTPVRVGTLPYPSLSTHSRGNIPASASGTANTWQNPVNRTHSLPRTPLSSPRPHPPSTLQTPVVTNHLLQLMTAANKTPRKMSWETPSPKERRFPGPAGLLPDQSSGRGLDEILVSNPHTPNHGARAKIFSKEGMSSQQPMAEEFIRGPWATMKADLSLDENDPTCFLRTYSVVMVLRKAALKQLPRNKVPRMAVALKSLTPANGDASAVFRDPTGDIQGTVHHVLLEERESELKIGNVLLLQQVGVFSPSHRNHYLNVTPSNIVKIYPLVEEGGTSRVPVSLSHVELDVNSNQAQSADHLSPSAFQPAASHPSSSTAQLRIHQPAASHPSSSTAQPRMHQSAASHPSSSTAQPRIHQPAAFHPSSSTAQPRIHQPAAFHPLSSTAQPMIQQPAAFHPLSSTAQPMIQQPAAFHPSSSTAQPRIQQPATYCPSSSIPQPQISYPAAAGDWDMDDLDCLLRDLPEDPDH; the protein is encoded by the exons ATG gCTTTAAGTCTTCACAACCTCTTTTGCTCTGGATCAGAAGACTTTGATGATGAG GATTTTTTGTCAGTACTGGAGGATACAGAGCCCAGTCTCCCCCTTCCTAAACCCACAACTGCCCATCTCCGGCCTATCTCCAAAATCCCTACTAAAGACTCAGAGGAGCCAGGAAATTACACCCATGATACAAAGCCCTCACCAGCACAGCTGGAAACTATTGTACAGGTAGATGTGAAATCTACAGAGGCAACAAGTGCTCCTTCTCTGGTccaggatgttgatgatgaagaacTGTTGTCAGTGTTCAGTGAGTTGGAAGCAGAGGTGTCAGAAGGACAATGCCAGGCTCCGAAACCTCAGCTGCTGTTGAGGCCAACCAATCAGACATCGGCAAAGAATAGCGCAGACTCGAATAACTCTTCCTTCCAATTGCGGCCATCTCGAAGTAGCCTCTGCCAGGATCTGGAAACCAGGCAGTGTTCAATGAGCATCCCCCCACAGCCACAGTATTACAATTGTAATGCTAGCTCCCCTCCAGCCTCAAGTTTCCAACTAAGTGATGTGGGAAGTGGACCCTGTCATTCATCAGAACCCACTGCCAAAAGGCCCTGCTTAAGGCCTACTGTTGAAACACAACCTGTTACACCTGTGAGAGTTGGAACTCTCCCCTACCCATCTCTTTCTACTCATTCACGTGGCAATATTCCTGCCAGCGCATCAGGGACAGCAAATACATGGCAGAATCCAGTCAACAGAACTCACTCATTGCCAAGAACTCCCCTGTCGTCTCCTCGCCCACACCCACCCAGCACTCTGCAGACGCCAGTTGTAACCAATCACCTTTTACAATTAATGACAGCAGCTAATAAGACTCCAAGAAAGATGTCATGGGAGACGCCATCACCCAAAGAGAGGAGATTTCCTGGGCCAGCTGGCTTACTGCCAGATCAG AGCAGTGGCAGAGGGCTGGATGAAATTCTGGTGTCCAATCCTCACACACCAAATCACGGGGCACGAGCTAAGATCTTCAGTAAG GAAGGAATGTCCTCCCAGCAGCCAATGGCAGAAGAGTTTATTAGAGGTCCCTGGGCCACTATGAAAGCAGATTTGTCATTGGATGAAAATGACCCCACCTGCTTCCTGAGGACATACAGTGTGGTCATGGTTCTACGCAAG GCAGCTCTAAAGCAACTTCCAAGGAACAAAGTCCCGCGAATGGCCGTGGCTCTCAAGAGCCTGACGCCAGCTAATGGAGATGCTAGCGCGGTATTCAGAGACCCAACAG GTGATATTCAAGGCACCGTTCATCATGTGTTATTAGAAGAGCGAGAGAGTGAGTTGAAGATTGGTaatgtcctcctccttcagcag GTTGGGGTTTTTTCGCCATCTCATCGCAACCATTATCTCAATGTGACGCCAAGCAACATAGTAAAAATCTATCCCCTTGTAGAGGAAGGTGGGACATCCAgg GTACCTGTGTCATTGTCACATGTGGAGTTAGATGTAAACAGCAATCAAGCCCAATCAGCCGATCACCTCTCACCCAGTGCCTTCCAGCCAGCAGCATCTCATCCATCATCCAGCACAGCACAGCTGAGAATCCACCAACCAGCAGCATCTCATCCATCATCAAGCACAGCACAGCCAAGGATGCACCAATCGGCAGCATCTCATCCATCATCAAGCACAGCACAGCCAAGGATCCACCAACCAGCAGCATTTCATCCATCATCAAGCACAGCACAACCAAGGATCCACCAACCAGCAGCATTTCATCCATTATCAAGCACAGCACAACCAATGATCCAACAACCAGCAGCATTTCATCCATTATCAAGCACAGCACAGCCAATGATCCAACAACCAGCAGCATTTCATCCATCATCAAGCACAGCACAGCCAAGGATCCA ACAACCAGCAACATATTGCCCGTCGTCAAGCATACCACAACCACAAATCTCCTATCCAGCAGCAGCTGGAGACTGGGATATGG ATGACCTTGACTGTCTGTTACGTGACCTTCCAGAGGACCCTGACCACTGA